The following nucleotide sequence is from Tardiphaga sp. 709.
CTGAACAGATCACCGACGCGCTTAATGCCTTTACCGGCCAAGCTACTAAACAAGCCCGCCGCGGCGTCAAGCAAGCCCGTGCCGACGCCGAAGACATGATGTCCGACATGCGGGAGCGCGGCAGCGCGGCCTATGATGCTGCGCATGACGCAGCCTATTCACTGGAGGAAACGCTGGAGGACAGCATCACCCAGCGCCCATTGGCCGCCGTCGGACTGGCGCTCGGCCTCGGCGTACTGATCGGGATGGCCTGGCGCCGCTGAGCACATGCGCAGAATTGAGATGTGATGGCTGGCGGTGCCCGAGGGTGCCGTCAGTTTTCTTTGTATTTTAGAGTTCGGGTTCGGGGGGCTTCCATGCTGAAGGGTATCATCGACGATCTGAAGAACAGCACAGGCAACAGCCTGCGCATGACATCGCTCATGGCACTGGCGGGCTTTGCTGGTTTCGTGGCGCTGTGCTTCCTGTGTGTTGCGGCTTTTATCGCGGTGATGCAGCGCTACGGCGTCATTGAGGCCTGCCTCACCATCGCCGGCATCTTTTTGGTCATCGCGGCGATCTTCGCACAGGTCTATGCGACCAAGCAGAAGCAGGCTCGCGAGCGCGCAGCAGCCGCAGCGCGCGCAGCGGCCAGAGC
It contains:
- a CDS encoding YqjD family protein; this translates as MADIDGLDELKKLTDKATYSRLQKDLTAVKNDVAALTEQITDALNAFTGQATKQARRGVKQARADAEDMMSDMRERGSAAYDAAHDAAYSLEETLEDSITQRPLAAVGLALGLGVLIGMAWRR